Sequence from the Numida meleagris isolate 19003 breed g44 Domestic line chromosome 2, NumMel1.0, whole genome shotgun sequence genome:
ATacagtccaaccaccaacccattcccgccatgcccactaaccatgttcctcagtgccacatccacacggttcttgagcacctccagggatggtgactccaccacctctctgggcaacccgttccagtgcctcactgctctttctgagaagtaatCATGCAAAAAGGGAATGGCTCCCGACTCTTGAGGCATGGAAGCTTAGGCTGCATTTATCTTGTTACAAGCTCTTTCTGAATAAgctattctttaaaaaaatacttttctgctgtttccgAATTTGCTGGTCATAGAAAGAGCCCTTGGGACAAAATCCCAAGGTGGCACCATCATAGAACagcctgagttggaagggacacacaaggaTCCTGaagtccaactcccagctctgtgcaggaccacccaaatccaacccaatgtctgagagcattgcccATACTCTCCCTGAATTCCAGCACGTGGGGCTGcgaccactgccctgggcagcctgttccagggctcgaccaccctctggtgaagaaccttttcttaacccccaacctgaccctcccctgatgcagccCCATGGCGTTCAGGTGCCATGAAGTGTCCCCTCCTGCTCATGCCCCTTTGCTCTCCCTGCCACAGGAGCCCGAGTGCTTTGATGCCTTCCAGGAGTGGCCGGACGGCTACGTGCGCCTCATCTACTCCAGTGAGGAGAAGAATGCGCAGCGGCACCTGAGCGGCTGGGCCATGCGTAACACCAACAACCACAACTGCCAGATCCTGAAGAAGTCCTGCCTGGGCGTGGTGGTGTGTGCGGGGAGCTGTGCCCTGCCCGACGgcaccaggctgcagctgcGGCCTGCCATCTGCGACAAGGCGCGGCAGAAGCAGCAAAGTAAGGGCGGATGTAGGGGACCTAATTCTCTCAGCTAGGCCTGACTTCTGAACAGAGATCAACCTTGCCTTCTTGAAAGTCTGTTTCGCATGTGTTTGCATGCATTGTGAAGAGTGGGAGGGATATATTTAGTTCCAGATTTTGTCAGTGTCTGCCTGTAAATAACTAAGGGCCTACAATGCTCTCAGTCGCTAGCTTTTATTAAGTATACAGCTCTAGCCCATACCGTTCATTTCTGCTTGGTACTCTGCATCATGTTTACTTGAGTATCATTCATCAGTGTGAATTTCAGTGAAGGACTCAACTGTTCTTGCACTCTGCTTTACCTCTGGACAAGTGTTTTCTCTACCTGTACTTGCAGAGAAAGCCTGTCCGAACTGCAATGCAGCCCTCCAGCTCATCCCTTGCCGTGGGCACAGTGGCTATCCTGTCACCAACTTCTGGAGGCTTGATGgcaaagcaatatttttccagGTAAAaagcacacatgcacacaatttcaaattatatatatatatatatatatatatatatatatacatgcatggAGAGAGATTTCTTGTTGTCTGTGTGTAACATCAAACATGGTGAGGATAGTGGAATTCTGGTCCATGCTTGGATTCCTCTGTATTATAAACACGGCCAtaacaaataaaacagtaacacttggctgtatttttaaaaagcagtactTGAGAGTTaacattttccatctttgcTAAAGCATCATTATAGATGTCTTAAGTTCTTTTGATTATGTTACACAAATGGGAACAAAGAGTTTGTCCTACACCTTGGCACCTGTCTGACGACTGAATCTCATGAAGGACcaaggatttattttctaaaattaaaaaatagggaaagaattttaaaacttgctgaaaaaaaaaaaacaatatttagaAAATTGGTTTGAAACTTCATACTGATgtcttggtttttgttgttttttttttttaagccatgtAAGGACAAAAACCTCAGAAGAAGCCCCTGTTTTGAGATGACATTCTCTGGTGaatgtgttgttgttttttttccctgaccCAGACTCCAGTGAACTCTGTTCTTCCAGTCAGTAAATGGAAGCAAACCGATGACATTTCCAAATTCTCACCTGTTATTTATCATTCCTGTTAATGAGATATGCTGTTGTACAAATGCAAAGACTGAAAAGATCTTTATCAAAATTGCTGATACTTTCTCACTTAAAAGTTAACTTCTATCCAAGAAACGGCggcattttaaaagcagttttaagtTTCCCAGTTTGTATTAGAGACTATATGGAGGTCCACTTAGAAAAGTGTAATGGGTAACTGCATGCAGCATGCATTGTTTTATCATATGTGAATATAGCTTTGGATACATAGGTCTGTGCATTCACATATGTTTCAATAGCAGACTATCTTTCAATGGCTTTTGTGGGTGTGTATTTCAGTCTCCTTCAGGAAGGTGGGCATTGTTTTAAAGTAGTGAGAAACCACTCTAAAGCGTATTGTTGTCATTCTAGTGGTGGATGTTATCAAGCAGAACAGAGcgcagaaaacaaattaaactcAATTTATAATACTTTCCCACCACTACCTCCTTGGTTCTGATCAGCTACTCCTGAATGCCCCAGACATGGGTAGAGCCTTTGCTCCTTCATCATTCTgtctcacagctctgcagtaaTCACTGGCTTTTCCTCcctcagttcttccttttttctacCTGCAAGTCACAACTGGGttatattgatttatttttaaatttaatccCTCCTTGTTCTTTAGTTTCTCCTCTGAGCTCCCTTGTGCAAGACTGTAGGTTATGTCATGGATATCTCTCATcttattactgcatttttttctctaatcaTTCTTTGATTACCCTTATTTAGGCTAAAGGAGTCCATGACCATCCTAGGCCAGAGAGTAAATTGGAGGCAGAGGCAAGACGAAGTGCAATTAAGAAGCAAATGTCATCTTCTCAGAATTCccagaaaaagagaattctAAACTCAGAGGTAAGTCAAGATTTTGCATCAGTTAAAAAGTTGTCAGATGTAGATACTGGGAAGTCCAGGGCAACGCAAAGTTTTATACCATGCTACATTTGTTCATTTGGGACTGAAATGATCAGTATTGCAAGTGTCAGGGTGTGCACTGTAGGCAGTATCCACTCCTGAATCTCAAAGCTTTTGTCCTTTCCAGGCAGGAAGATACCATGATAGCAGTGGTTATGTCAGTAACATGCAAAATCTGCCCTCCATAGACATCCCAGAAAGAGTCAGCATCATCACAGACACCAGTTTTTCAATTCCAGCTCAGCCTTACCCTTTGCCGCAAAATACTGACCTCTACAAGATGTCTTATGACTCAGCCAGCTTCCAAGAGGACCAGCTGTTGCCATACCAGAAGTGCCCCAATCCAAGGATCTATGTGCCCAGGCCATGTAGTCATGAGTTTGGATTTCCTCCTTTCATTAGCTCCAGTCCTTACCCATCATGTTATAAAGATCCAGCAAATCCTCCCCTTGATGCCAACCCTATCAGTTTGAATGGATCTCACTATAATTCCTTGACCAGCAGTGACAAGCCCTTTGATCATACTGGTAGGCACTATGGACTGAAACCAATCTGGGGGAAAACTGGCAGTGGAGACAGGAGCGACTATGGTCAGATGCAAACAAGCACTAACCACACTTATTATGGTGGTGAGTACTCCAGCAAATATGGTCCCAGTCCCTCTCCCATGGCCCCACCACTACAGACTGTCATCACAACCACCACAAAGGTGTCCTACCAGGCCTACAAGCCGTCCATGCTGAAGTACAGTGACAATCTCTGTGACATGAAAAACCTTCAGAGCTGTACACATGTGGCTGAAAATGTCTCAGGCACTATCTATTCAGGGATGAAGATTCAGGAAGACTTTGGGATGATCAAGTCAGCACTGCTCTACCAGCATGACCCAGTCACCACAAAGTCTGAACCAGTCGAGAGCGTGGAGGCCTATCGGTATGGGTTACCTCTGGGGAACAGCTATGCTGAGCACGAAGGACAAGCCTTAAGGTTTGAGAGTACGGAATATTGACTAAATGTTACCTAAATTCTATTGGGATGGTTAACTGGGAAATTAATGGTTGCACTAATGGTATGTTGTTTGGGATTTGAGGCAGTGTGAGAAAGCAGTGCGTTGTTGCTTTCTGGAGCTGAATAAAGCATGTttcccccacacacacacacacaaaaaatcaatATATGTACCTCTAAAAGGGTATGAAACGTCCAGACATGATTGGGAGTTGGTGGTGTGGAGACAAAGCACCTTGGGAAGTAAGCAGCTTCCTGTAATGGAGACTGTGATCTGCTTACAGCTGCGGCTCCTGCCAGAGGTTGGAGAGACAGTGCTTCaactgggaaaggaaaacactCCCCAGgtaattgaaaaagaaaatagcctTGGCTATAGATTATGGCCAATGGAAAGAAATGACAGTGAGACAAGTTGCAGGATAATTCACCTGAATGATCCATCCACCTGCCATGATCTATGTAATGAATGTAAAAGCTAGTGGGCCAGAGAAATGATAAACCTGCaaggaaactgcatttttgtctAAAAGCAGCAGGTCAATGTGAACAAACCTTGTCAATTACTATTCTTCTTCTCCCTGCCTCACCATTAggtctttctctttcctcaaaGGGACTTTTACTAGCAGTTCCTAACTCCTGTCCTCCCGGTGAGAGTGGTGTTCTCCTGGGAATAAAGCAATCAACAAAACAAGAGGTCAAAATTTTCTGAGACCCTAAGCTAAACAGAAAACTTGAGAATTTGCACCTCCGGGCTCTCGGCTAATGAAACTCTTCTCCAGTAGGTCCAGAAGAAGACAGTGTTGCTGGTTTCAGTTTACGTATTTTGGAAGATGTTGTCTAGCGCTCTTTAATGAAACTAAAATAGTGTATGCCTAGCAAGAAAGCTATGTAGGCAGGGATCTGGTCGAGATGGCAGCATTAATTATTAGTTACCaagtattttaactttttaggcactcaaatattttggaaaaaatatttttgtatattttcccTGTTTTAAGTAAGAGCATGCTACTGTATGCTTTTAATAAACATGcatttaaacacaaaacaacataTAATCTAACACAAGTGGTTCACTAGTTGGCTTCTGTGTGCAGAACCTTGCAGTGCTGTCATCAAACTAATAACCAAATCTTATTTGTATAGTATGGTGTGCAGACACTTGGGTTTAAGTCATTCTATTTGGTGTGCTGCTTTtttaactttgtatttttttatgagAACAATGCACACAGTCTGATACTTGAAATAGAGTTGCACAGCAAATTAACCAACAATATTCAGCAGTGGATTGATCAGCATTTCAAAAGCTCAAGCTACTTGAAGCTGGAATGTATCACTGACTTCTAGAATATTTGCTGTCTGCCTCACCAggttctttttacatttttctgacaGTTCTACCAGGTGGTTTAGATTGCAGAAATGAGTCAGGTGAGCAACATCAGTTAGGTAGTTAGCCTACACACCAACCTAAGAAAATGGCAAGTTACTGCCCAGAAAATTTGAGCCAAATTGTGGATGCAGAAACATGCAACACCATACCTATACACAGAACTGAAACTTCTCATCTTTACTCCCAAACATATCAAGTCAGTTTGGGAGTAGAATAAAACTTAAGATAAAGCCACCTAACTTTTGAAGAAAAGTGGAAATATGGGTGGGGAGAGGGTTTAAGGTCAAGCAAAATGGCTAGAAAGAGATTCACAAAAGATCTCAAAGTCAAAGAGTTTTAAAGATGTAAGCTACTTCATTTTGTATTAGCTTTTGGGAAATCAGATGACTGTGGCTCTATCTCCAGATGTGTTAAAAGTTCCAGGACAAGTGGTGGGGGTTTTGTGCTGTTAATATACTGGTATAAAGCTTGCTACTATACATGTATGCTTATGTTATGCTATGCTCTCAAAACACGGCCTTTCAAGCAGAACTTTGTACATCAGTTGAGTAAATGcaaaaaactgttaaaatactactttttgGGGATAGACTTATGTCCAGTAAACACAACAGCTGTTTAAGCACAAAGTACAAAGATATGGTAGTAATTAGCTCGCTATATCACCTGTGGCCCTCGAACAAATAAAAACTCTCTGAAGATTATTGCAGCAGCTcttcacactgctgcttttcatctaCAAGTGCCTGGGACAACATACCTGTGCCTTAACCTTTCCAGATAAAAGAGCAGATGGATTCAGTCTGGTGTTGTACGTAGTTTTTCTGTCCAAAATACAGCA
This genomic interval carries:
- the GCM2 gene encoding chorion-specific transcription factor GCMb isoform X2, producing MKLTWDINDPKLPQEPECFDAFQEWPDGYVRLIYSSEEKNAQRHLSGWAMRNTNNHNCQILKKSCLGVVVCAGSCALPDGTRLQLRPAICDKARQKQQKKACPNCNAALQLIPCRGHSGYPVTNFWRLDGKAIFFQAKGVHDHPRPESKLEAEARRSAIKKQMSSSQNSQKKRILNSEAGRYHDSSGYVSNMQNLPSIDIPERVSIITDTSFSIPAQPYPLPQNTDLYKMSYDSASFQEDQLLPYQKCPNPRIYVPRPCSHEFGFPPFISSSPYPSCYKDPANPPLDANPISLNGSHYNSLTSSDKPFDHTGRHYGLKPIWGKTGSGDRSDYGQMQTSTNHTYYGGEYSSKYGPSPSPMAPPLQTVITTTTKVSYQAYKPSMLKYSDNLCDMKNLQSCTHVAENVSGTIYSGMKIQEDFGMIKSALLYQHDPVTTKSEPVESVEAYRYGLPLGNSYAEHEGQALSCGSCQRLERQCFNWERKTLPRDFY
- the GCM2 gene encoding chorion-specific transcription factor GCMb isoform X1, encoding MKLTWDINDPKLPQEPECFDAFQEWPDGYVRLIYSSEEKNAQRHLSGWAMRNTNNHNCQILKKSCLGVVVCAGSCALPDGTRLQLRPAICDKARQKQQKKACPNCNAALQLIPCRGHSGYPVTNFWRLDGKAIFFQAKGVHDHPRPESKLEAEARRSAIKKQMSSSQNSQKKRILNSEAGRYHDSSGYVSNMQNLPSIDIPERVSIITDTSFSIPAQPYPLPQNTDLYKMSYDSASFQEDQLLPYQKCPNPRIYVPRPCSHEFGFPPFISSSPYPSCYKDPANPPLDANPISLNGSHYNSLTSSDKPFDHTGRHYGLKPIWGKTGSGDRSDYGQMQTSTNHTYYGGEYSSKYGPSPSPMAPPLQTVITTTTKVSYQAYKPSMLKYSDNLCDMKNLQSCTHVAENVSGTIYSGMKIQEDFGMIKSALLYQHDPVTTKSEPVESVEAYRYGLPLGNSYAEHEGQALSCGSCQRLERQCFNWERKTLPRSRRRQCCWFQFTYFGRCCLALFNETKIVYA